The nucleotide sequence GTCAGTTGAAACCCGAACAGGGTCAGCGACCAACCATCAATGCGGTAGGTACCCGGCTGTAACGTCAGCCGGCCATTCGACTTGTCATACTTGATGTAACCGTGCGCGTCCATGTTCACGTCATTGAATACGCGGACATTCATACCCGGTTTCATCGGCATGTTGCTCAGGCCTCGTTCGGTGAATGCACCCCAAAGGCGTGGCTCCGGCGGCGCACCCACACAGCCCGTGAGGGCCAGCGCCAGCACACCAACCAGTAGCGACAACCGGTACCCTATCTTGGGTTTCTGCTGGTACCCGCGCTTCACAGCAACGGCCGACGTTCGATCGCGGCTGACACCTGCTCGGTCATCCAATAGCTAACCGCCATCGACCGGTCCCCACTCGGAAAGCCGATGCCTTCAAAAATGACTTCGCCAACCGCCGCCGGCAGGCTGACATTTTGCCGCCGGTGCCGCCAGGTCAACCGGTAGGTGGCTCCACTCCGTTGTATTCGCAGATCGAGATCACCGGTTAAATCACCGGCGGCATCGAAATATTGGGCCCGGTAATCGCCGGGAAAACCATTGGAAGTGTCGCCTCGCGCGCGGCCGACACCGATCGCACCGCCGGACTTCATCGCCGCCGTCGAGAGATACCGTGCATTGATCACGCCGTCTTGCTCATTGCTAATGTGATATTCGCCAACGCCGATTACCCGGGTACTGATCATGTGCAGCATGGTAAGCCGGTGGCGGATGGCTTCGCCTAAGCGTCGGTCCACCGAGCTTATGTCGGCCTGAGGTTGGATTCGGTTGTGTACCTTGAAACCGGGCATGTGCCTTGGTGTGGGCGTGAGCGGTCGCCCTACCTCGGTATCGGGTTGTTCCTGTTGGTCTTTCGTGTCGAGGGGCGGCTGGGGGCGAGGTGTGAGCCGATGAGTGGTTGATGTCGCCGGCACAGGCTGTTCCAGTCTGTGCCCAGGGTCAGTCCCATGGTAGGTGCAACCCTAGCCGTCGGGCCGACGACGCGATGCGTGCCGGCACGGGTGATGAGCGTGCGGCGGATGGTCGCGGTGCGCGACTTGGCCAGCACTGGCCCGGTGAGGGCGGCCGCGGCCCGGGCGGGGTTGAACGCGATGACGGCCAGCACCAGTCAGGCGGCGTTGGCGTTGAAGCGTCCCGAAAGCAGATGAGCCAGGGTGCAGTCTTTGACGTCGCCATAGACCTGCTCGATGATGGCGCGCCCAGTGGATCTTGTCGGCGGTCACGGCATCGGCATCGGTGGTGGTGGTGGTGGTGGTGGTGAAAAGCGCGTAGAAGCGCCACACGTCGAACAGAGTCGCCTGCCGGTGGCCCTGAGTGGTGTTGAGATCGGGCATGCGGCGCACCACCAGTCGACCTGCGATCTGCTCGGCGGCTTTGCGGGAACTGAAGGCGCTGAATCCTATCTCGGCGACCTCGGCCCGCGACATCCGCTGACCGGTGGTTTCGTCGTAGATGGCGTCGGTGTATTCGATCGCGGTCCAGCCATCGTCGCAGATGTCGGCGATTGCGACCTTGACCTTCGGGTTCAGCCGCACGGTGACCGCCACATCGGCGCCGCAACGGATGGCTGCCGCGCTCCAACAACATATTTCGCGGGTTGCCAGTCCGGGGAGGGTCGCACCAGTTCCCACCGTCACTATCCGAGCGTTCCGAGCCCCATACGCCGGGAGTCGCTCAGCGCCTGAACATTCAGATCTTCAGCGCCTTCCAAAGCCTTCGACCTGATTTCGGGGCTCGGCACTCCCTGCGCCGTCCCAGGCGGACGGACCTCTAAAGACGCCGCAGGCTTCGTGTCATGGTGCGGATCGCTAAGTCGCTCCCCCTTCAAGAGCTTTCGACACCGGGCTTCGGGCCGATCCGTTTCCAGACCGAGCCGCCAGTCTGCTGCCGGGCCTCCTGACAGCTACCTGAACGGGACTCCCGCCGGCAAGCGACGATCAGCTTACGACAACAGACGACTTACATAGTCACCTCCGGCCTGCTGGTCGCGCAAAAACTCGAGGCTAATGCCGGATCGCTTCGCCGTGCCCGGTCATCTTCGATTCACATACCAGCCAGTGGTTGCGCGCCAGCCAATAGTTGCGCGCGCAGATCATCGAGCTGGGCTGTGGTGTTGAATGCGATGCTGGTTGCTTCGTGGGTTGGTTGGTATGTATCGGACCCGCTGGCAAGGGGCGTTTGGTGTTTGCGTGCTGATTGGGGCCCGCCGGTTTCGGGTTGCTCGGGTTTGAATTGAAATGTCACTAAATCCGGTGATGGGTTGACCTCTTCGTTGATAGTCTCCGATTACTCCTGTTGCCGAAGCCTTTGCTGGCCGGGTCCAGCCTGGTGAAAGGGTGTGATGGCGGTGTTGGTGGCGCCGGAGTTCGTGGTAGCGGCCGCGGGTGAGGTGGCAGCGTTGGGTGCGACGCTGGATGAGGCCAATGCTGCGGTTGCGGCGCAGACGACGGAGATTGCGGCTGCCGCTGGTGATGAGGTGTCGGTAGGGATTGCGGCGTTGTTTTCGGCGCATGCACAGGCATATCAGAACCTGAGTGTGCAGGTTGGAGCGTTTCATCGGAAGTTTACGCAGGCGCTGGAGGGGGCCGGGGGTGCGTATGCGGCCGCGGAAGCCGCCAATGCGGGGCCGCTGCAGCAGCTATTGGCGGTGATCAATGCCCAAAGTGTGGCGTTGACGGAGCGACCGTTGATCGGTAACGGGGCTAGCGGGGCACCGGGTAGCGGGGCTGATGGTGGTGCTGGGGGCTGGTTGCTCGGTAACGGTGGGGCCGGCGGGTCGGGCGCGCCGGGGCAGCGCGGGGGTAATGGTGGGGCGGCAGGGTTGTTGGGTGTCGGTGGCGCCGGTGGGGCTGGGGGCGGGTCGACATCGGGTAATGGTGGGGCTGGCGGTGTCGGGGGCGCTGGAGGTTGGTTGTGGGGTAATGGTGGGGTCGGTGGCGCCGGCGGGGCGACTACCCAAGACGCTGCTTCGGGTGGGGCTGGTGGCGTGGGTGGCGCTGGCGGGTTGTTCGGTGCGGGCGGGCACGGCGGGGTCGGCGGGAGCAACTCTATCTTTGCCACTGGTGGCATTGGTGGCGCTGGTGGTGCTGGAGGGTCCGGGGGGCCGCTGGCCGGGTTTTTCGGCGCCGGTGGCGGCGACGGCGGCACCGGAGGGTTGGGAAGCGCAGCAGGGGGTGCTGGTGGGGCCGGCGGCAATGCCGGGTTGCTCGGTGGGCCGGGCGGGTCCGGCGGTGCCGGTGGCTATAGCGGTCTTGCAGGGGGGGCCGGTGGGGCCGGCGGTCATGCCGGCGGGCTGCTCGGCGTTCCCGGATTGTTCGGCTCCGGTGGGGCGGGCGGGGCCGGCGGCCAAAGCGACTTCACCTTTGGTGGGGTCGGTGGGGCCGGTGGGGTCGGAGGTGACGGTGGGTTGCTGTTTTCCACCGGCGGCGCCGGCGGGCAAGGCGGCTTCGGCCTCTCGAGCGGTGGGCCAGGTGGGGCTGGCGGGAATGGTGGGCTGTTGTTCTCCGATGGCGGTGTCGGAGGGGCCGGTGGCGAAAGCTGGTTTGACACCTTCGGCGGTGTGTTCCCCGCGGCCGGAGGAGATGGGGGGGCGGGGGGCAGCGCCGGCCTGTTGATCGGCAACGGGGGTGCCGGCGGGGCCGGCGGGGCCGGCTTCATCGGTGGTGATGGCGGGAACGGCGGTAACGGGGTCTGGATCGGCAACGGCGGCAACGCCGGAGTGGGCGGAGGCGCTGTCATCGGCACGCCCGGTGGCATCGGCGCCGGAGGGGGCAGTGGGCTGTTGCTAGGGCTGGATGGTTTTAACGCTCCGCCTGGGACCTCACCGCTGCACATCCTGCGACAAGATGCGCTCAACGCGATCAATGCGCCGGTTCAGGCCGCCACTGAGCGCCCGCTGATTGGCAACGGCACCCCCGGCGCCGCCTTCAGCGGTGCAGATGGCACCCCGGGTGGGTGGCTGCTCGGTGACGGGGGGGCCGGTGGCTCTGGCGCTTACAACGGCATGGCCGGCGGCGACGGCGGGGCCGCTGGGCTCGTTGGTGCCGGAGGCACCGGTGGGGCCGGCGGCGGCTACATCGTTCTTAGCCCAGAATTGGGGGCCGGCGGCACCGGTGGGGCCGGCGGGGCCGGCGGGTGGTTGTCCGGCGCCGGTGGGAACGGCGGCTCCGGTGGTTACTACAGTCCGTTTTCATTCAACACCGGTGCGGGCGGCGGGGCCGGCGGCGCCGGCGGCCCCGGCGGGCTGCTTGGTGCAGGCGGGAACGGCGGAATTGGCGGGTTCGGCGGCGTCACCGGTCCTGGTGGCGGGCCCGCTTCGACGGGTGGGTCTGGTGGGGCTGGTGGGGCCGGCGGGCTGCTGGGCGGGCTGGTCGGTGCCGGGGGCGGGGACGGCGGTGGCGGTGGGTTTGGATTCCGCTGGGACGGTGTTGGTGGATCCGGCGGTAATGGTGGGGCCGGCGGCAACGCTGGAATGTTCGGCGGTCCGGGCGGGGCCGGCGGCACCGGTGGATACGGAGGGACAGGGGGTCTCGGCGGGATCGGGGGTAATGGCGGGCTGTGTTACGGCGCCGGCGGGGTTGGTGGCACCGGCGGATTCGGCCAAGTGGACAACGGCGGTGCCGGCGGTGCCGGCGGTGCGGCCGGATTGTTGTTCTCCAGCGCCGGTGCCGGCGGGTTCGGCGGCACCGGCCGGGTTGACGGTGGGGCCGGTGGGGCGGGCGGTGCGGCCGGTGGGCTCGGCTTCGGCGGGCCCGGCGGGGCCGGCGGTGCCGGCGGCCTCTTCAGTCCGGGCGCCGGAGACGCGGGAGACGGCGGTGCCGGCGGCACCGGCGGGCAACTGTTGGGTACCGGCGGATCCGGTGGATCCGGTGGAGAGTCGTTGGCCAGCTCCGGTAGAGGTGGTGCCGGCGGCGTTGGTGGCAATGCGGTGCTGATCGGTGTCGGCGGTAATGGCGCCAACGGCGGAATCGGCGACCCCAACGGCGATGGCGGCACCGGCGGGACCGGCGGAAGCCTTTTGGGCCAAAACGGGCTCAACGGGTTGCCCTAGCGGCACAACACTATTGGCGCGGTCGGCAGCCTTGCGGGTTCTCGGCACGGATGGTTGCCGTTGTGTTCCGCGGTGTGTTTAGCGCGATGCCGGATGCTTCGTGGTCGGTCAAGTTATTCGGGCATTATCGCTACCGACCAGCTGCCGAGAAGTCGGCCGCGCGCCGGTTGACCGAGACGTTTTTGGCGGAGACAGTGAATTCGTTGATCAAGGGCGGTCAAAGACGGGACCCCGATCGACGGGCCGATGGTTTGTTCAATGAGCTGGCCAAGGGTGTGTTGGAGCGGGCGCTGAATTCGGAGCTGACCCATCACCTGGGCTATCAGGCAGGTGATCCCGCCGGGCGTGTCACGAGCAATTCCCGTAATGGCACCACGCCCAAGACGGTGAGCACGATCAACGATCCTGTGCGCATCGATGCACCCCG is from Mycobacterium marinum and encodes:
- a CDS encoding PE family protein, translating into MAVLVAPEFVVAAAGEVAALGATLDEANAAVAAQTTEIAAAAGDEVSVGIAALFSAHAQAYQNLSVQVGAFHRKFTQALEGAGGAYAAAEAANAGPLQQLLAVINAQSVALTERPLIGNGASGAPGSGADGGAGGWLLGNGGAGGSGAPGQRGGNGGAAGLLGVGGAGGAGGGSTSGNGGAGGVGGAGGWLWGNGGVGGAGGATTQDAASGGAGGVGGAGGLFGAGGHGGVGGSNSIFATGGIGGAGGAGGSGGPLAGFFGAGGGDGGTGGLGSAAGGAGGAGGNAGLLGGPGGSGGAGGYSGLAGGAGGAGGHAGGLLGVPGLFGSGGAGGAGGQSDFTFGGVGGAGGVGGDGGLLFSTGGAGGQGGFGLSSGGPGGAGGNGGLLFSDGGVGGAGGESWFDTFGGVFPAAGGDGGAGGSAGLLIGNGGAGGAGGAGFIGGDGGNGGNGVWIGNGGNAGVGGGAVIGTPGGIGAGGGSGLLLGLDGFNAPPGTSPLHILRQDALNAINAPVQAATERPLIGNGTPGAAFSGADGTPGGWLLGDGGAGGSGAYNGMAGGDGGAAGLVGAGGTGGAGGGYIVLSPELGAGGTGGAGGAGGWLSGAGGNGGSGGYYSPFSFNTGAGGGAGGAGGPGGLLGAGGNGGIGGFGGVTGPGGGPASTGGSGGAGGAGGLLGGLVGAGGGDGGGGGFGFRWDGVGGSGGNGGAGGNAGMFGGPGGAGGTGGYGGTGGLGGIGGNGGLCYGAGGVGGTGGFGQVDNGGAGGAGGAAGLLFSSAGAGGFGGTGRVDGGAGGAGGAAGGLGFGGPGGAGGAGGLFSPGAGDAGDGGAGGTGGQLLGTGGSGGSGGESLASSGRGGAGGVGGNAVLIGVGGNGANGGIGDPNGDGGTGGTGGSLLGQNGLNGLP